A stretch of the Argentina anserina chromosome 6, drPotAnse1.1, whole genome shotgun sequence genome encodes the following:
- the LOC126801259 gene encoding centromere protein C, translated as MSRSSDPENPLLGYTLFPNLKFTPDPSKPYDFDRELQAIDLHLRSTTASLPGIKEQAKNIISGTVPESEISQALKRLTEQVPGNAVENHRERRPDLGRQKRARFSLKPNFSQPDITLRATFDSKKYKDPEEYFTNYERNENAKRELENQMGCASLDGDKQNPSQITRARRPGIPRRSVKYKHRISALDSEINESVIFTQDTFETSIFSPQKHSSYNKSQENVEREETDLPGSKVKDDNSRNNEILDGLLSQPTEELEGDGAVRLVKESLHIKNFELEDICLQEIPHIQIADLKSSRRTLPNPRQTPQKSPLASLSVLSKRSSLSIASKDPFSAFDIDRVLETNPSSVENRSKQSDVIGIAEKKMVSDELRSPLIKQNDKIESVKTGSCEVAIKEFNNASKRSKRKSLIRPGVAHDVDMEEEIGGSKVLNETISMPEGDTDSMANGVNYSDKVEEKLLEADPEVNAADSTLEKFNGAESQVADDVIYSDNIREEDSTHKAVPEHNVVDSTLETEPGFDIADSTVENLDAASQLDQSHSTSVEEHPSNPVSRNPDIGLEKQNEITQEHSGVSLDKPTEANSRSRKTQKKKEVSKRQSLAGHGTIWKSGVRRSTRIRTRPLEYWKGERLLIGRIHNSLPTVIGMKYASPGKGEGDGSLKVKSFVSDKHKMLVDLVSYH; from the exons ATGAGTCGGAGCTCCGACCCAGAGAACCCGCTTCTGGGCTACACTCTCTTCCCCAACCTCAAGTTCACGCCGGACCCATCCAAACCCTACGACTTCGACCGCGAACTCCAAGCCATCGACCTCCACCTCAGGTCCACCACG GCTTCACTGCCTGGTATTAAAGAGCAGGCAAAGAACATTATAAGTGGCACAGTTCCGGAGTCGGAAATATCACAAGCCTTGAAACGCCTGACTGAACAGGTTCCTGGAAATGCTGTTGAAAATCACCGGGAGAGAAGACCAGACTTGGGTCGTCAAAAACGGGCTCGTTTTTCTTTAAAACCTAATTTCAG TCAACCTGATATTACTTTAAGAGCAACTTTTGATTCCAAAAAGTACAAAGACCCCGAAGAATACTTCACCAACTACGAAAGGAATGAGA ATGCTAAAAGAGAACTGGAGAATCAGATGGGTTGCGCTAGTTTGGATGGAGATAAGCAGAATCCATCACAGATTACACGTGCCAGGCGACCAGGAATTCCGCG GAGGTCTGTGAAATACAAGCATCGTATTTCAGCACTTGATAGTGAAATCAATGAGAGTGTTATATTCACTCAAGACACATTTGAAACAAGCATTTTCAGTCCACAGAAGCACAGCTCATATAACAAATCGCAGGAAAATGTTGAAAGGGAGGAGACGGATTTACCTG GTTCAAAAGTCAAGGACGACAACAGTAGGAACAATGAAATCCTGGATGGGCTGTTGTCTCAGCCTACCGAAGAACTAGAAGGGGATGGCGCTGTGCGTCTTGTAAAGGAGAGCTTGCACATTAAAAACTTTGAACTAGAGGATATCTGCCTTCAAGAAATCCCACATATCCAAATAGCTGATTTGAAGTCTTCCAGAAGAACCTTGCCAAATCCTAGACAAACACCACAAAAGAGCCCGTTGGCTTCATTGTCTGTACTTAGTAAGAGAAGCTCACTGTCAATTGCATCAAAAGACCCATTTTCAGCTTTTGATATTGATCGAGTTCTCGAGACAAATCCTTCTTCAGTTGAGAATAGAAGTAAACAATCTGATGTGATTGGCATTGCAGAGAAGAAAATGGTTTCTGATGAGCTGAGGTCACCTTTAATTAAACAAAATGACAAGATTGAAAGTGTGAAAACAGGTTCATGTGAGGTGGCTATTAAAGAATTCAATAATGCATCAAAAAGGTCTAAGAGGAAGAGCCTAATTAGACCTGGTGTTGCTCATGATGTTGACATGGAGGAGGAGATTGGAGGCAGTAAGGTATTGAATGAGACAATTAGTATGCCTGAAGGTGATACAGATTCTATGGCAAATGGGGTCAATTATAGCGACAAG GTGGAAGAGAAGCTGCTGGAAGCAGATCCTGAAGTTAATGCGGCAGATTCAACTCTTGAGAAGTTTAATGGTGCTGAGAGTCAAGTTGCCGATGATGTGATTTATAGTGATAATATACGAGAGGAAGACAGTACGCACAAAGCAGTGCCTGAACATAATGTGGTAGACTCAACTTTGGAAACAGAGCCTGGATTTGATATTGCAGACTCAACAGTGGAAAACTTGGATGCTGCaagtcaattag ATCAATCACACTCGACTTCAGTTGAGGAGCATCCAAGCAATCCTGTCTCAAGAAACCCTGACATTGGTCTAGAGAAGCAGAATGAG ATTACGCAAGAGCATTCAGGAGTTTCATTGGATAAACCTACTGAAGCAAACTCACGTTCACGCAAAAcacagaagaaaaaagaagtttCTAAACGGCAAAGCCTAGCAG GTCATGGTACCATATGGAAATCTGGGGTAAGGCGGAGCACCAGGATCAGGACAAGACCTTTGGAGTATTGGAAAGGGGAACGGCTATTAATTGGGCGCATACATAATA GTCTGCCGACGGTAATTGGGATGAAGTATGCCTCTCCTGGAAAGGGTGAGGGAGATGGTTCTTTGAAGGTGAAGTCGTTTGTCTCCGATAAACACAAAATGCTTGTTGACCTAGTTTCATATCATTAA
- the LOC126801269 gene encoding F-box/kelch-repeat protein At1g80440-like: protein MEQLIPGLPNDIARDCLFRIPYSFLSDSSYVCKDWNHEIEQPDFLRLRKATGRSQAIVVMAQARSNRGNRTPPEFRLSVFEPKSSKWEELPLFSGFSKGLPRFCQVVGVGSDLVVMGGLDPCTWEVSNSVFIYNFVSATWRCGANMPGVKRSFFGCTSDDDKRMVFVAGGHDNEKNALRSTMAYDVAKNKWIIMADMIRERDECKALFHHGKLHVISGYCTITQGQFERSIETFNPVTSKWEVKEDFLPANVSPKSCVAGHDGKLYMSSESHMTAWDGAAWQAVSQIPADVGSATTWQEKLLVTGSGEGQMAYVLDLSSYSWTKIKMPEECRGHVYSSCYLEI from the coding sequence ATGGAGCAGCTGATTCCTGGTTTACCTAATGATATTGCTCGAGATTGCTTGTTTCGCATACCCTACAGTTTTCTGTCAGATTCTTCTTATGTATGCAAAGATTGGAACCATGAGATTGAGCAACCGGACTTTCTACGGCTGCGAAAAGCCACCGGCCGTAGTCAGGCCATCGTTGTAATGGCACAAGCACGGTCTAACCGGGGAAATCGGACTCCGCCGGAGTTCAGGCTCTCAGTTTTTGAACCCAAGTCGAGCAAATGGGAGGAGCTGCCTCTGTTCTCTGGGTTTTCTAAAGGACTGCCGAGGTTTTGCCAAGTGGTCGGAGTCGGGTCGGATTTGGTTGTGATGGGCGGGTTGGATCCATGCACTTGGGAAGTGTCCAATAGTGTGTTTATTTACAATTTTGTGTCGGCAACTTGGCGCTGTGGAGCGAACATGCCAGGTGTCAAGAGGTCTTTTTTTGGATGCACATCCGATGATGATAAGCGGATGGTGTTTGTCGCTGGTGGACATGACAATGAGAAGAATGCTTTGAGATCAACGATGGCTTACGATGTGGCAAAAAACAAGTGGATTATCATGGCTGACATGATCAGAGAACGCGACGAATGTAAAGCGTTATTCCACCATGGCAAGCTCCATGTCATTAGTGGATATTGTACCATAACACAAGGTCAATTTGAAAGAAGTATAGAGACTTTCAATCCGGTCACCTCCAAGTGGGAAGTCAAAGAGGACTTCTTGCCTGCCAATGTGTCTCCCAAGTCCTGTGTGGCAGGCCATGACGGAAAACTTTACATGTCATCGGAAAGCCACATGACAGCATGGGACGGTGCCGCATGGCAGGCGGTTTCTCAAATTCCGGCTGATGTGGGTTCCGCGACTACATGGCAGGAGAAGCTGTTGGTGACCGGGTCTGGTGAGGGCCAAATGGCCTATGTTCTGGATTTGAGTAGCTACTCTTGGACGAAAATTAAGATGCCTGAGGAATGTAGAGGTCATGTGTACTCAAGCTGTTACTTGGAAATCTAA
- the LOC126801268 gene encoding F-box/kelch-repeat protein At1g80440-like, with amino-acid sequence MVLISGLPDEVVYDCLIRVKYDQFPTITSVSKNWKSEVELPEFHRLRKNGGYGQKLIVMLQARVAPNQGAAPGAFKCLQNPLYRFTVCEPDSGDWREFPPISVFPGGSLPMFCQFAAVGTDLVVLGGLDPVTWGSSNSVFVYNFMTATWRRGAYMPGGSRIFFGCASDSNRMVFIAGGHNDEKIALKSAIAYDVAKDEWIMLPDMEKERDECKTVFQHGKLHVIGGYCTEMQGRFERSAETFDTSTWQWNCVQEEFLQSNVCPRTCVIGSDGLVYMCRDGNQVIKQTFGKWQTVAELPTEVRNPASLAAWHGKLLVIGSAAFGEPHMAYIFSLENNTWSKIETPEKYSGHVQSSCYLEI; translated from the coding sequence ATGGTTTTGATTTCAGGTCTTCCTGATGAAGTAGTCTACGATTGTCTTATTCGTGTCAAGTACGATCAGTTTCCGACTATAACGTCTGTTAGTAAAAATTGGAAATCAGAGGTTGAGCTACCGGAGTTCCATCGCCTAAGAAAGAACGGTGGTTATGGCCAGAAGCTCATTGTGATGCTCCAAGCACGTGTTGCTCCCAACCAAGGTGCTGCTCCCGGTGCCTTCAAGTGCCTGCAAAACCCGCTTTACCGGTTCACTGTCTGTGAACCGGATTCCGGTGATTGGAGAGAGTTCCCGCCAATTTCTGTTTTCCCCGGTGGGTCTCTACCCATGTTCTGCCAGTTTGCGGCGGTCGGGACCGATTTGGTGGTGCTCGGCGGTTTAGACCCGGTGACGTGGGGGAGCTCTAATTCGGTCTTCGTCTACAACTTCATGACCGCCACGTGGCGGCGCGGAGCATATATGCCGGGTGGATCCCGCATATTTTTCGGGTGTGCGTCAGACTCTAATCGGATGGTTTTTATTGCCGGCGGACACAATGATGAGAAAATTGCTTTGAAATCGGCGATAGCGTATGACGTGGCAAAAGACGAGTGGATTATGTTGCCAGACATGGAAAAAGAGCGCGACGAGTGCAAGACAGTTTTCCAACACGGTAAACTCCACGTCATCGGTGGCTACTGCACTGAAATGCAAGGTCGTTTTGAGAGGAGTGCTGAGACATTCGACACCTCCACGTGGCAGTGGAACTGCGTACAAGAGGAATTCTTACAAAGCAATGTGTGTCCCCGAACTTGCGTTATTGGCAGCGATGGGTTAGTGTACATGTGCCGCGATGGTAATCAGGTGATCAAACAAACATTTGGTAAGTGGCAAACCGTGGCCGAGTTGCCAACCGAAGTGCGCAACCCAGCCTCTCTAGCAGCGTGGCATGGCAAATTATTAGTGATTGGAAGTGCCGCGTTCGGTGAGCCCCACATGGCTTACATATTTAGTTTGGAAAATAACACCTGGAGTAAGATAGAGACCCCTGAGAAGTACTCCGGTCATGTACAATCAAGTTGCTATTTGGAGATTTAG